GCAGACCGAGAACCCGGACGCCTGCAAGGACGAAGACGGCAAGCTGCGCGTCGGCGCGGCGGTCGGCGTGGGCCCGGACAACGAAGAGCGTGTCGATCTGCTGGCGCAGGCGGGCGTGGACGTGATCGTCGTCGACACGGCGCACGGACATAGCCAGGGCGTGCTGGAGCGCGTGCGCTGGGTCAAGCAGAACTATCCGCGCGTGCAGGTGATCGGCGGCAACATTGCGACGGCGGCAGCAGCCAAGGCGCTCGTCGAGTACGGCGCGGACGCCGTGAAGGTCGGCATCGGCCCGGGCTCCATCTGCACGACGCGTATCGTCGCGGGCGTCGGCGTGCCGCAGATCACGGCTATCGCGAACGTGTCCGAGGCGCTGCGCGGCAGCGGCGTGCCGGTCATCGCGGACGGCGGCGTGCGTTTCTCGGGCGATGTCGCGAAGGCGCTCGCGGCAGGCGCGAACGTCGTGATGATGGGCAGCATGCTGGCCGGCACCGAAGAGTCGCCGGGCGACGTGTTCCTGTTCCAGGGCCGTCAGTACAAGGCGTACCGCGGCATGGGCTCGGTCGGCGCGATGAAAGACGGCGCGGCGGATCGCTACTTCCAGGACAACTCGGCGAACATCGACAAGCTCGTGCCGGAAGGCATCGAAGGCCGCGTGGCCTACAAGGGCTCGGTCAACGCCATCCTGTTCCAGGTCGTCGGCGGCGTGCGCGCGAGCATGGGCTATTGCGGCTGCCGCACCATCGCGGAACTGCACGACAAGGCGGAATTCGTGCAGATCACGGCGGCGGGCATGCGCGAATCCCATGTGCATGACGTGCAGATCACCAAGGAAGCCCCGAACTATCACGTTGACTGACCGGCTTGCTCCCGCCGTCTCCCGGCTTTTGCGCCGATAACCTCGTGGACCGATCATGAAACCGTTGCTGCGCGTCGTGCTGGTCGTCAATGCCCTCATTTTTCTGGTGTTCGGCGTGCTGTTCCTGCTGACGCCGTGGGCAGGACTCTACGACGCGCTGCAACTCGACGCGATGCGAGTGGAACCGGCGTTCGCCGGGCAACTGCTCGGCATCGCGCTGATCGGTTTCGCGTGGCTGTCGCTGCACGCGGCCATCGACGGTGCGCTGACCGCCGCAGCCGCGAGGGCGTCGGGGCATGTCGAATGGCTGTCGGGCATCGTCGTGCTGGTTTGGCTCCTCGGACTGCGCACGCCTGAGGTCGACGGCTTCGGGCAGGTCGGCGCGGCGCTGATCGGCATCGTGTTGCTGGTGCTGGG
The Caballeronia sp. M1242 DNA segment above includes these coding regions:
- the guaB gene encoding IMP dehydrogenase; the protein is MRLIQKALTFDDVLLVPAFSSVLPRDTSLKSQLTRNISLNMPLVSAAMDTVTEGRLAIAMAQMGGIGIVHKNLTAKEQAREVAKVKRFESGVVRDPITVPPQMRVRDVIALTQQHGISGFPVVEGTQLIGIVTNRDLRFEERLDEPVRNIMTPRERLVTVKEGTSLAEAKALMHSHRLERVLVVNDAFELRGLMTVKDITKQTENPDACKDEDGKLRVGAAVGVGPDNEERVDLLAQAGVDVIVVDTAHGHSQGVLERVRWVKQNYPRVQVIGGNIATAAAAKALVEYGADAVKVGIGPGSICTTRIVAGVGVPQITAIANVSEALRGSGVPVIADGGVRFSGDVAKALAAGANVVMMGSMLAGTEESPGDVFLFQGRQYKAYRGMGSVGAMKDGAADRYFQDNSANIDKLVPEGIEGRVAYKGSVNAILFQVVGGVRASMGYCGCRTIAELHDKAEFVQITAAGMRESHVHDVQITKEAPNYHVD